One Cytophagales bacterium genomic window carries:
- a CDS encoding DUF4389 domain-containing protein: MELTIKHQESYSRGELLLRTLFGGIYIILPHYFLLIFVSIWSSILTFIAFWAILFTGRYPQSFYEFQVGLQRWSLRLTARVYNLSDGYPAFGVKGTDEFTTFEMPYPESLSRGTLLLKAFFGGIYCALPHILIWYFRFLWTTILMFLAWWAVLFTGNYPQSWHEFNVGTIRWITRVNLYLSFMTDDYPPFSGK, encoded by the coding sequence ATGGAACTAACAATTAAACATCAGGAAAGCTATTCCCGGGGGGAATTGCTTTTAAGAACATTATTTGGTGGTATATATATTATACTACCTCATTATTTCCTTTTAATTTTTGTAAGCATCTGGTCAAGTATTTTGACATTCATTGCTTTTTGGGCTATTCTTTTTACAGGAAGGTATCCACAAAGTTTTTATGAATTTCAGGTAGGATTACAGAGATGGTCTTTAAGACTTACAGCCAGAGTTTACAATTTAAGCGATGGCTACCCTGCTTTTGGAGTAAAAGGTACCGATGAATTTACAACGTTTGAAATGCCATATCCCGAAAGTCTGAGTAGGGGTACTTTGTTGTTGAAAGCTTTCTTTGGAGGGATTTATTGTGCATTACCGCATATTTTAATTTGGTATTTCAGGTTTCTTTGGACAACAATTCTAATGTTCCTTGCATGGTGGGCTGTGCTTTTCACTGGTAATTACCCCCAATCATGGCATGAATTCAATGTAGGAACAATAAGGTGGATAACCCGTGTCAATTTATACCTTAGCTTTATGACGGACGATTATCCTCCATTTTCAGGAAAATAA